The Peribacillus simplex genome contains the following window.
TCACTTTTTGAAAAGATGCAAGCACGGTTTCATTTAAATCGATATGATATTCTCTAGTACTATTATTCGTTTGATTCGAGTCAATCGGATAGCCTGCATCCTTCCAGGCGCGATACCCCCCGTTAAGAACATAGACTTTCTGGTGCCCAAGATAGCTTAGCAGCCAGACAAACCTAGAAGCAAAAGAACCTTCCCCCCCATCATAAGCAATAAGCACCGTATCATTGGAGATTCCATTTGATTCTAGTTTATCTTTAAACTTTTCCAGGTCAGGAAGAGGATGTCTTCCTCCGTGTTTATGAACTTGCCCCGATAAATCCTTTTCGAGATCGAAATAAACAGCGCCGGAAATATGGTCTTTCTCGTATTCATTATGCCCTGCATCAGGAGAACCCAGCTGAAAGCGGCAGTCACAGATCCTGATATCACTAGAATTCAACAATGGCAACAGCTCTTCTTTTTCCATTATATAACCCATCTGCATAGCCCCCTATTTCAAAATGGTCCAAATTAATTGATTAAGCTCCGTTTCCATGTTCTTCCCTGGAGGAAGCTTATTTATTTCATTCTTTAAGGAAAGTGATTTCCCTTCTAATAATGAAAGATTCTTTTCGCTTTCATTGTTGCTTATAAATTCTTCCTTTTGTTTTGCTTTAAATATTCGGGTCATCCTGGTTTTCATTTCTTGATCGATGGTAACCGCTTCAAGTAATTCCCAAACGGATAAAGGTGGCAATGCCCCCTTTTGGATGATATGTTCCAGGATTAAATACGAACGGTAAACTTGTACCCATGTTTTTAGTCCTTTTCTTTCAGAGTCCCTTGTTTTTGTCAATTGTTGAAGGTTGTCGCCCATCATCCGATAGTAATGGTGTCCTAGTGCCTTTTTGGAATAGCAATCCGCTATCAAACCATTCATCTTTCTATAATAATCCGGATGAGTAATCAGCTTGATTGGTGACTGAAATAATTCAAATAGTGCAGGATTACTCTTTATCGTAAGACGGGATGATTTAAATAGATCCCAACCTTCCATGTCATATATGTTTTCTTTCAAATGAATCACTTCAACTGCCGGACTCAAGCTGAGGTAAGATCGCTTATCATTATGAACATATATAAACCGAACATCGATATCCGAATGGGCGGATGGTAAACCAAAAGAATGGCTGCCAGTAACAGCAGCCATCAAAATGGTCATATTCTCCTCTATTTCCAGTATCTTCAATTTCGAAATAAGGTTTTCTTTCATGAATGAACCTCGTTTCTATTTCGAATGCATTTTTGCCAATTCCGCTACTGCATTTTCATAATACGGTAAATCTACCGTTTCCTCCATTGCTGCACGTAAACCTGCAAAGATCTCCGATATTTCCGTCTTAAACTCTTTTTGAATCGCAAGTAACTCTTGATCAAGAACTTCATTATACATTTCGAAAATCCGCTCACCCTGTCCTTTTACATACATTAGGGCAGGATCATCCAAACGCTTCTGAAGCCCTTCACTCATTTTCAATTTCTCATTTTTTTCAAAGAAAGATTTTGGATTTTTAAATAACGCCAATTCCTTTTTGAATTCCCCAGTTTCCAATTGGACAAAAGCTCCTGTGAATTCAAGGGACTCCCTCTCATTAGGTTCATAAGGCTGTAATGAAAGGGTTTTTCTTACTTTTTGAATTTGCTGAAGCAAACTGCTTTGTTTCTCGTTCAGCAATTTATTTACGAACATTTCCGTCCTTAAAGCCGTTGCCCGCATTTCCTGGGCAAGGTCAAAGCCCAACGCATCCAATAAGTTCTTCATCGCTTGCTTGAGGACAATTTTCAGATCCCCTCCATCATCCTTTAAGACGGCCGGGTTGAACGATTCCTTGAAGAAATCATTAAATCGGAAAAAGACCCGTTGCTTACTATAGAAAGTCAATTCATCGATTTCTTTTTTCAAACGTTGCTTTTCCGCATCCCCTTTAATGACAGAGAGCAGTTCCGAAATGGACTGTGCCTCATGTGAAAGGGAGTCCAGAGCTTTTCGTTTCGCCTTTTCATCCTGCATGGAAGCTGTAATTACATCACGGAGCAGTTCATCCGTTCTTTTTACGGCCGCTTTAGCCGATTCGATTGCAAGTCCAGTTAAATCGTTTTCGATGAAAGCATCGAATTGGTCTTGGAATTCCGAAATACCGCTATTTTGTAGGAACGAATGCTTAAATGATCCAGGCGTCTGTTTTTCCATCAATGCTCCCTTACTCGTAAGCGGGAACAGTTTTGGAAAACGGATTCCGAATCCATTCAATTGATCTGTGACATAATCCATCACTTCGTCCAATTCGTCAGTGGTTTGTGCAAGATCGACTGCATTGACAATGAAGAACATCTTATCCATCGCGAAAGAATCTTTCACACGTCCAAGTTGTATCAAGAACTCCCTATCTGCCCGTGAAAATGGGTGATTATAATAGGTCACAAAAAGGATGGCATCCGAATTCTTAATATATTCGAAAGCTGCTCCTGTATGTCTGGCATTTATCGAATCCGCCCCTGGGGTGTCAACAAGCACCATCCCCTGCTTTGTCATTTCACAGTCGTAACGCAATTCAATCAAATCAACAAGGCACGACTTGGACTCTTCTGCAGCAAAACGTTTAAACCCTTCAAGATCAACCGTAACCACATTTCCTAAATCATCTTGGTGCTGGGGCATCCCTTGATGGAAAGCCCTTAAGAAGGATAAATGCGTTTTCCCTTTATCAACTTCCCCTGCCTTCGCAATGATTTGTCCTGCTATGTGAAGTGCTTCATCCAGTGTCTTTGCCGATTTATCAAAAGCTGCCAAAGCCAGGCTCACATCTTCTAACAGCATCGCTTCCGTCTTTAATTTGACGGTTGCCGTTCCATGTGGATGCTCAGCATCTGAAGACATGATTTTGTTGATTGCCGCAGTTGTCGGATTAGGTGAAACAGGAAGGACACTTTCTCCCATCAGTGCATTGGCAAAGGAAGATTTACCCGCACTGAATGCACCAAAGAGGGCAACCGTGAAAGTCTGCTGTTCCAGGCGATTTGCCTTATCTGTCAATTCTTTATAAAGTGATTGAAATCCTCTCAAAGGCTGTATCAGCTTGGCTGCCTGATGTAAACTCGTTGCAGTCTCCATCAGCTTTTCTTTTCCGCGTAAATCAGCAGCATCAGATGAAGAAACAGCTACAGAAGGAACAGCTTCCTTACTATCTATATCATGATCCGTTTCAGGTTGTTCGTCGACGTGCATTGAATTACTTCCTTTATCGATTCTCATGATTTTTACTGTAATATTTTTTTCTTCTTCATTCCATTGAGTTAAAAGCGTATCGATATCACGCTCATCAACTGATGTTTCAGTTTGATTGGCAATGGCCTCTAATCGTTCCGTTTGGTACTTGATTTCCGCGTTCATCGCCGCTGTAACTTTAAGGGCTTCCGCAAATTCGGAAAAACCTTCAAGTTCCTTATCTATGGAAATAGACTGCTGTTCCACTATTCCTTCCATAACGGCGACCATTCCATTCAAAAATCCTTCAGATATTTCACGTGCTTTCTTCTTGATGGCTGAGGCTAAATCATTCGTATAGTTTAAAACGTATTCACCTGTAATATCGACTTGAGGCTTTAAAGAGTTTTTTATGTAAGCTTCCGTTACCTCGATATGAAGTCCCTGCGCCTTACTTTCAAATGTTGAATCATGGATTTCCGCTTGATTAAGCGTTTTAACCGCCAATTCTTTAAGATGCCATTCAAGCTGGGTTTTCACCTTTTCTTGTAAATCGGCCAAGAATGCTTTAATACGTTCCTCACGCTCGGCCTCGGTTTTTTTCTTGGCAAATAATAGACCCATTTTAAAATCCGGCTGAGCCGATTCCAAGAAAGATTTACCTAGGTCCCGTGTAGCCGCGGGCATGATGTATGCACTTTTCAAAATTGTTTCTAATGCTTCAGCATATTGGACCTTGATGTCCTCTATACGTCCAGTTAATGATTTTTTTTCTTTTAATAGGCTGTCCACTTGATTCGTCAAGTGAATTCGCTCTTCATGAGGAAGGTCTGATAATGCTTCTAAATCCTCGGCATGTTCCTCTTCATATTGTTCCTTCAGCCAAATAAGGTGCCTTTCGACAAGCGCTTTAGCCGATTGCATGATGGCATCTTTCCCATCATTCTGACCTTTGCCTGCCATTTCATATATAAATTGCCGAACGACTTCAATTTCATTTTCGCTATTGTTCAAATCTCTTACAGATGTATAAAAAATCCCATCAGGATATACATTCCAGTTCGCAAATGCTTCAGTAACGGAAAGCTTGAAGTCTTGGAAGCTAAGCTCATTCTCATCATGCTTATCGATCATATTGATAATTAAGTATGTCGGCTTTTCAGCCTCCAACAATTCTTTGGTGAATAGGAAGTTGACTTCTGATTGGACGTGATTATAATCCATAACATAGAAGACCACATCAGCTAAATGCAAGGCGGATTCCGTAGAAACTCGATGTGCATCATCCGTCGAATCAATTCCTGGTGTATCCATGATTGCACATGATTCCGGCATTGAAAAGTGATTGGAACTTATCGTTATTGCCGATACTGAATCACCATCCTTGGCAAATTTCTTGACCTCTTTAAAATCATAAGGTGCAGGAAATAAGACTGGAGGCTGATGATGGTAAAAGACTTTGGCATAGTCTTCCCCTTTTTGGACCTTTACCGTATTTGCACTCGTTGGAATCGGACTTGAAGGCAATACTTGATCACCAAGGAGAAAGTTGATCATACTTGATTTCCCCGCTGAAAAATGCCCGCAAAAAGCAATGATGAACTCCTCATCATTCACTTTCATGATTAATTGTTTCAGTTTATCTGCATTGCCTGTATCGCCTGCCGATTGAAATTTATCATACATGGCAGTCAAAATCCCCAACAATTTGGACCGTTGTTTTAATGTTTCTTGAATCATGAATCCATACCCCTTAATCTATCGTCATTTTAATACTCTTATTGTAAACGATTTCGTTTGTTATTCATACAGTCAGCTTTAGTTTTACTTTATGATTTATTATAGGCCATGTTCAAAAAAAAACCACCTATTGGCGGATTCATGCAGTTTGATTCATATCTTGTTAATTCATTTGAATAAAAAAGGCTCTTTTCGTAAAGATTGTTGTTTTTAAAACGAAACTATTTAAGGTTGATTGGAGCGGAATTGCGAGACTCCTGCGGGAGCAGCGGGACAGGTGAGACCCCACAGGCGTTTACGCCGAGGAGGCTCACCGCCCGCACCAAGGAAAGCGAGCATCTGGAGGGGAAATCTACCACAACTCACTACCTGGTAAATAGCAACAAAGTATGTGAAAACAGCCATAAAAAAAACCAGGATGATTACCTGGTTGTAGGAGTGGGGTTAAATGCAGCTCGGTTTTCCATTGTTGACCCGGTAAAGGGTTTAACTGCCTTTGCCGGTTTTTGAATATTATTTAATAAATGTTTCATCACAAAACCATATGTAGCGATTGTCAATAAAATGAATAACCAGACCATTACCAACACCATCCTCTTATATATTGAGTAGCTTTAGTTTTATTATAAAATTTATCGATATTTGATTGAGAATAATTTTCATCTTCATTTAGAATCTTATCATGAACGATAATCATTTTCAATAAGAAAATAAAGTTTTTATTATTTTCCCTTAAAAACCGTAGAATATTCCGTATGTTCCTTTAATGCCTTTTCTTCGAGGGGGATTCGAACCGCCATCATCCATGCGTTCAAAAAACTAAAGATGATAGCTGTATAATATGCATTGAATAATAAAGAAATAACTATAATCTCCGTTGCCACTATTATATAGTTCGGATGTTTGAAATATTTATAAGGACCTTTAATGACTACTTCGGCATTAGGAACCACAATGATTTTTGTATTCCAGTGTTTTCCCAATGAACTGATCACCCAAATCCTTCCCGACTGCGCAATCAGAAAAAGGATCAGCCAAATCGGCCAAAGTCCAGCCACATCCCTTTCATAAGCGAGCACTTCAATAATGAGAACAATAAAAAAACTAAGGTGCATAAGAACCATCCATCTGTAATGGGACTCACCGTATTCTACAGCTCCTGCACCTTTCAACTGCTTTTCATTTTGTTTGGCAATATATAATTCAACCAGGCGCTGAATGGCAATCAAGATGATGAAAATGGCAAAGAGCATCATTCCCACCTCATTAACACAAGTTCAGATGAAAAACCAGGCCCCAATGCTGCAGCCAATCCCACCTCACCTTTATTCCCGCCACGCTGCATGAATCTCTCAAGGACGTACAAAATAGTTGCTGAGGACATATTTCCAAATTCCCTTAATATTCTCATTGATACTGCAGTCATGCTTTCATCGAATCCTAGGGATTCGTGATAAGCATCAATTACTTTTTTCCCTCCAGGATGGGCAATGAAATCTTTTATATCCCCGAGATCCATTCCATTTCCCGCTAAGAACTCTTGGACATTCGGTTTAAGCCAATCCTTGATGATTGTAGGGATATCTTTCGAAAAGATCACATATAAGCCTTGGTCTTTAACATCCCACCCCATTACATCCAATGAATTCGGCATTAGCGTGGATTGCGAATCCAAAAATTTCAAATGTCGTCCTTTTCTTGAATACTGTTCATCCGGCACTTCATCACCGCAAACCAAAACACAGCTTACTCCATCAGAGAATAAGGAGGTTCCAATTAAATTACTTTTGGAGATATCATTCCTTTGAAAAGTCAGACTGCATAACTCCACACTTAAAACAATGACCTTAGCCGTCGGGTACGCTCGGCAATATTCAAAAGCACGTGATAGGCCGCTCGCTCCCCCTGCACATCCAAGCCCCCATATCGGAATTCTTTTTGCATGCGGGTTAAATGGAAGTTCATTCATTATCCTGGCATCAATGGTCGGGGTAGCCACCCCGGTGCTTGATATAAAAAAGAAAGCATCTAGTTCGAATGCCTGCAGCTCTTCTTTTAAAAATTCTGAGTTGGTTAAACATTTTTCTATAGCCTCTTTCCCAAACTTTACAGCCTGCTTTATGTATAAATCATTCCGATCAGCAAAAGAATGATCCTTTTTAAACCAATCAAGATCATTGGAAAAATATCGATTTTCCACTTGTCCATTCGTAAAGGCCTTTAATAGCCGATCTATACTTTTAAATGAGGATCCAAAGATTTCTCTTGAAAATTCCATGATTTTTTCCTGTGAAAGTAAATATGGTAGCTTTATATGTGATGCAGATAATAAATATGGCATGATCCCACCCCTTATTATTCATGATATGGTTAATATACCCACCAAGATATCATTTATGCTCTATAGCTTAATGGTCATCTAAGGTGAAACTCTTGAATTTTTCGCAGCAGAACTAAGACAACATGCTTAGCCGGCAATATCGCCACCTCCTTAGCATTTGCGAGAATACAATCATGGATATTACACCTCCCGTCATTGCGGGCCATACAAAAATGTATAGGTTTACATGAAGCAAGCAATTTACCCATTTCATTGGATGGCGTAGGTACCCTACATATCACCTTAATGATCAAAATGTAATCGGAAACAATAAAACCCCCTTACCTAGAAAGTCGGTAAGGGGGCTGCTTTCATTCTTCCTTCTTTACTGAAGATTGATTTTGTACTTGTATTATGATGTTTTGAAACTCCTCTTTACCGCACACACTGCACCTATACTCCTGACTTAAAATGGTCCGACAATGAATACAATATTTTTTCTCCATCTCTATCACTACTTTCCTGAACATATACTATCAATATATTCAAAAAGTGAAGAGAGTTTCCTTTTATCTGACAAAACTCCATTTCATTAAAAAACTTCATTTAACAATGATGAGTTTTCGGACTAATAAAAAATGCCCCCTAATCCTCATCATCTTTGGGTTAGGGGGCATTTAATAGTTTACAGAATCTATTTTTAATCAGGCAACATTCTGTCTTTCAACACGGGCTTCCTTTACTTTCCCTTTTGTAGGGACGATGTTAAAGACGATATTCAAGAAAATGGCTGTCAAACTTCCAGCCACGATTCCATTATCCGTTAATATTTGAATGCTTTCCGGAATTTTAGCAAATAGCTCAGGAACGACCGTTACCCCAAGTCCCATACCTACGGAACAAGCGATGATCAATAAGTTTTCTTGAGAGGCAAAATCTACCTTACTTAACATCTTAATTCCAGCGGCAATTACCATGCCAAACATGGCCACCATTGCCCCGCCTAACACGGACGAAGGGATAATGGTCGTGAATGCACCAATTTTCGGGACAAAACCAATGAAAATGAGCATCCCTGCCGTTGTATAAATGACATTTCTTGTTTTAATACCGGACAATTGAATTAAACCGACATTTTGTGAAAAAGCTGTATAAGGAAAAGCATTAAACAAACCGCCAAGCATGATGGCAAGCCCTTCAGAACGGTATCCGCGTGCCAGATCATCTTCCGAAATCTCTTTGTCCGTGATTTCTCCTAAGGCATAATAGACGCCAGTCGATTCCACTAAGCTGACTATCGCCACCAAAGTCATGGTAATGATCGCAGTGATGTTGAAAGTCGGAGTGCCAAAGTAGAAAAAATGTGGCAGATGCAACCAACTTGCACTTGCAACTGAGCTAAAATCCACTTTCCCAAGGAAGAAAGCTGCAAAAGTTCCGACTAACAGTCCTAATAATATAGAGATGGAGCGCACGAATCCCGTTGAGAATTTATACATGAAAATGATGAAAAGCAAAGTTCCAAAACCAAGGGCTATGTTATCCAAGGCTCCAAAGTCAGCAGCACCTTGTCCGCCCCCAAGATTGTTGATGGCAACAGGAATGAGTGTGATCCCGATGATCATAACGACTGAACCAGTAACGACCGGCGGGAAAAACCTAGCCAGTTTCCCGAAGAATTTACTAATTAAAACGACGATTAATCCCGACACTAAAATGGCCCCATAAATGGTGGTGACTCCATATTGGGTACCTACCGCAATCATTGGGCTGACTGCCGTGAATGTACAGCCTAGAACGACGGGTAGGCCGATTCCGAAGAATTTATTTTTCC
Protein-coding sequences here:
- a CDS encoding DNA polymerase beta superfamily protein, with amino-acid sequence MKENLISKLKILEIEENMTILMAAVTGSHSFGLPSAHSDIDVRFIYVHNDKRSYLSLSPAVEVIHLKENIYDMEGWDLFKSSRLTIKSNPALFELFQSPIKLITHPDYYRKMNGLIADCYSKKALGHHYYRMMGDNLQQLTKTRDSERKGLKTWVQVYRSYLILEHIIQKGALPPLSVWELLEAVTIDQEMKTRMTRIFKAKQKEEFISNNESEKNLSLLEGKSLSLKNEINKLPPGKNMETELNQLIWTILK
- a CDS encoding nucleobase:cation symporter-2 family protein, which encodes MSNQSPLKVASLGLQHVLAMYAGAIVVPLIVGGALGLTAAQLTYLVSIDILMCGIATLLQVWKNKFFGIGLPVVLGCTFTAVSPMIAVGTQYGVTTIYGAILVSGLIVVLISKFFGKLARFFPPVVTGSVVMIIGITLIPVAINNLGGGQGAADFGALDNIALGFGTLLFIIFMYKFSTGFVRSISILLGLLVGTFAAFFLGKVDFSSVASASWLHLPHFFYFGTPTFNITAIITMTLVAIVSLVESTGVYYALGEITDKEISEDDLARGYRSEGLAIMLGGLFNAFPYTAFSQNVGLIQLSGIKTRNVIYTTAGMLIFIGFVPKIGAFTTIIPSSVLGGAMVAMFGMVIAAGIKMLSKVDFASQENLLIIACSVGMGLGVTVVPELFAKIPESIQILTDNGIVAGSLTAIFLNIVFNIVPTKGKVKEARVERQNVA
- a CDS encoding isoprenylcysteine carboxyl methyltransferase family protein — its product is MLFAIFIILIAIQRLVELYIAKQNEKQLKGAGAVEYGESHYRWMVLMHLSFFIVLIIEVLAYERDVAGLWPIWLILFLIAQSGRIWVISSLGKHWNTKIIVVPNAEVVIKGPYKYFKHPNYIIVATEIIVISLLFNAYYTAIIFSFLNAWMMAVRIPLEEKALKEHTEYSTVFKGK
- a CDS encoding dynamin family protein, coding for MIQETLKQRSKLLGILTAMYDKFQSAGDTGNADKLKQLIMKVNDEEFIIAFCGHFSAGKSSMINFLLGDQVLPSSPIPTSANTVKVQKGEDYAKVFYHHQPPVLFPAPYDFKEVKKFAKDGDSVSAITISSNHFSMPESCAIMDTPGIDSTDDAHRVSTESALHLADVVFYVMDYNHVQSEVNFLFTKELLEAEKPTYLIINMIDKHDENELSFQDFKLSVTEAFANWNVYPDGIFYTSVRDLNNSENEIEVVRQFIYEMAGKGQNDGKDAIMQSAKALVERHLIWLKEQYEEEHAEDLEALSDLPHEERIHLTNQVDSLLKEKKSLTGRIEDIKVQYAEALETILKSAYIMPAATRDLGKSFLESAQPDFKMGLLFAKKKTEAEREERIKAFLADLQEKVKTQLEWHLKELAVKTLNQAEIHDSTFESKAQGLHIEVTEAYIKNSLKPQVDITGEYVLNYTNDLASAIKKKAREISEGFLNGMVAVMEGIVEQQSISIDKELEGFSEFAEALKVTAAMNAEIKYQTERLEAIANQTETSVDERDIDTLLTQWNEEEKNITVKIMRIDKGSNSMHVDEQPETDHDIDSKEAVPSVAVSSSDAADLRGKEKLMETATSLHQAAKLIQPLRGFQSLYKELTDKANRLEQQTFTVALFGAFSAGKSSFANALMGESVLPVSPNPTTAAINKIMSSDAEHPHGTATVKLKTEAMLLEDVSLALAAFDKSAKTLDEALHIAGQIIAKAGEVDKGKTHLSFLRAFHQGMPQHQDDLGNVVTVDLEGFKRFAAEESKSCLVDLIELRYDCEMTKQGMVLVDTPGADSINARHTGAAFEYIKNSDAILFVTYYNHPFSRADREFLIQLGRVKDSFAMDKMFFIVNAVDLAQTTDELDEVMDYVTDQLNGFGIRFPKLFPLTSKGALMEKQTPGSFKHSFLQNSGISEFQDQFDAFIENDLTGLAIESAKAAVKRTDELLRDVITASMQDEKAKRKALDSLSHEAQSISELLSVIKGDAEKQRLKKEIDELTFYSKQRVFFRFNDFFKESFNPAVLKDDGGDLKIVLKQAMKNLLDALGFDLAQEMRATALRTEMFVNKLLNEKQSSLLQQIQKVRKTLSLQPYEPNERESLEFTGAFVQLETGEFKKELALFKNPKSFFEKNEKLKMSEGLQKRLDDPALMYVKGQGERIFEMYNEVLDQELLAIQKEFKTEISEIFAGLRAAMEETVDLPYYENAVAELAKMHSK
- a CDS encoding sulfurtransferase; translated protein: MGYIMEKEELLPLLNSSDIRICDCRFQLGSPDAGHNEYEKDHISGAVYFDLEKDLSGQVHKHGGRHPLPDLEKFKDKLESNGISNDTVLIAYDGGEGSFASRFVWLLSYLGHQKVYVLNGGYRAWKDAGYPIDSNQTNNSTREYHIDLNETVLASFQKVKDYTMNRPDHIVLMDSRESKRYEGIEEPIDKKAGHIPGAVNKVWTNVLDNGYYKKKEDLQENFTGIGRDKEIIVYCGSGVTASPNYIALKEAGFKDVKIYVGSFSDWISYDDNPIE
- a CDS encoding type III polyketide synthase encodes the protein MPYLLSASHIKLPYLLSQEKIMEFSREIFGSSFKSIDRLLKAFTNGQVENRYFSNDLDWFKKDHSFADRNDLYIKQAVKFGKEAIEKCLTNSEFLKEELQAFELDAFFFISSTGVATPTIDARIMNELPFNPHAKRIPIWGLGCAGGASGLSRAFEYCRAYPTAKVIVLSVELCSLTFQRNDISKSNLIGTSLFSDGVSCVLVCGDEVPDEQYSRKGRHLKFLDSQSTLMPNSLDVMGWDVKDQGLYVIFSKDIPTIIKDWLKPNVQEFLAGNGMDLGDIKDFIAHPGGKKVIDAYHESLGFDESMTAVSMRILREFGNMSSATILYVLERFMQRGGNKGEVGLAAALGPGFSSELVLMRWE